The Clostridioides difficile genome has a segment encoding these proteins:
- the fdhD gene encoding formate dehydrogenase accessory sulfurtransferase FdhD: protein MENIYSKTKSQENSKGEVFENSFSLVDYKYMNSFKLEISKINEYNLSNEYEEIIAEYPLSFILNDKYINTFLCTPYNLKELVVGFLRTKGYIENKKDILDIEINDKERVTKVTIQEKHEDEEKQIIFLNSLDYIRCTPVESDIKINYDAIYSIMDKNLNSSDLFKNTGGVHSVSIFDNDKKIVTCEDVARHNAMDKAIGFCVLNEISLEDKTVVVSGRISLEMILKAAMTQIPIVISKSAPTNLSIEISKKLNITLIGFVRGRRMNIYTNPQRVIKK, encoded by the coding sequence ATGGAGAATATATACTCAAAAACTAAGTCACAAGAAAATAGTAAAGGTGAAGTTTTTGAAAATAGTTTTAGTTTAGTAGATTATAAATACATGAATTCTTTTAAGTTAGAAATAAGCAAAATAAATGAATATAATTTATCTAATGAATATGAAGAAATAATTGCAGAATATCCACTTAGCTTTATTTTAAATGATAAATACATAAATACATTTTTATGTACACCATATAATTTAAAAGAGCTTGTAGTTGGTTTTCTGAGAACAAAGGGATATATAGAAAATAAAAAAGACATATTAGATATAGAAATAAATGATAAGGAACGTGTTACAAAAGTAACTATTCAAGAGAAACATGAGGACGAAGAGAAACAAATTATATTTTTAAACTCACTAGACTATATAAGATGTACTCCTGTAGAGAGTGATATAAAAATAAATTATGATGCAATCTACAGTATAATGGATAAAAACTTAAATTCGTCAGACTTATTTAAAAATACGGGTGGAGTACACAGTGTATCCATATTTGATAATGATAAAAAAATAGTGACCTGTGAAGATGTAGCAAGGCATAACGCAATGGATAAAGCAATAGGATTTTGTGTTTTAAATGAAATATCATTAGAAGATAAGACTGTAGTTGTAAGTGGGAGAATATCTTTAGAGATGATACTAAAGGCAGCTATGACTCAAATTCCTATTGTAATATCAAAATCAGCACCAACTAATTTATCGATAGAGATTTCTAAAAAATTAAATATAACTCTTATTGGATTTGTAAGAGGAAGACGAATGAATATCTATACAAATCCACAGAGAGTTATCAAAAAGTGA
- a CDS encoding 4Fe-4S dicluster domain-containing protein yields MNYFVIADPDKCIGCRTCMIGCVVAHSDEDIFYKSPDEINFNPKLSVIKTKEVSAPIQCRHCEDAPCAKACPNGGIVRVDNTIKINEENCIGCKTCMLACPIGAIDIVTLKDVDEGKLCFRERMTANKCDFCIDSPEGPACVNVCPTKAFTIVKDEDIDNTVKNKRKLAIL; encoded by the coding sequence ATGAATTATTTTGTTATAGCAGACCCTGATAAGTGCATAGGATGTAGAACTTGTATGATAGGATGTGTAGTTGCACATTCAGATGAAGATATTTTTTACAAAAGTCCAGATGAGATAAACTTTAACCCAAAGCTTTCTGTCATAAAAACAAAAGAAGTTAGTGCTCCAATACAATGTAGACATTGTGAAGATGCTCCTTGTGCAAAGGCCTGTCCAAATGGTGGTATAGTTAGGGTAGACAATACAATAAAAATAAATGAAGAAAATTGTATAGGATGTAAGACTTGTATGCTGGCATGTCCTATAGGAGCAATAGATATAGTTACACTAAAAGATGTAGACGAAGGAAAGCTTTGCTTTAGAGAAAGAATGACTGCAAACAAATGTGATTTCTGTATAGATTCACCAGAAGGACCAGCATGTGTAAATGTATGTCCAACAAAAGCATTTACTATAGTTAAAGATGAGGATATAGATAACACTGTTAAAAATAAAAGAAAATTAGCTATATTATAA
- a CDS encoding phosphoglycerate dehydrogenase, with the protein MKVLFTINYGEEKFKKINELGYDVIHYSEDSIENNEDVNTADVLVTYNPFDRLDISKMENLKYIQTTSVGIDQIPKEDVLKRNIKIANNRGGYSIPIGESIVMYILEIYKNSAKFFKQQQDKEWKMDFSVSELYGQRVGFLGTGTISSEAAKRLKAFGVEIWGVNTDGSNKKYFDKCFSTEDMDVVFKECDIIVVAMPSTKSTDGIVNKDMFNFMKEGSVFINVGRGNTVNQKDLEDCVEKFRGVVLDVFESEPLSTDNKLWECENVIVTPHNSWVSDKNKERTFNMVYNNLKHYIIENKPVDNVVDISRGY; encoded by the coding sequence ATGAAAGTATTATTTACAATAAATTATGGAGAAGAAAAATTTAAAAAAATAAATGAATTAGGATATGATGTTATACATTACTCTGAAGATAGTATAGAAAATAATGAAGATGTAAACACTGCAGATGTTCTAGTTACATATAATCCTTTTGACAGATTGGATATTTCTAAGATGGAAAATTTAAAATATATACAAACAACAAGTGTAGGTATAGACCAAATCCCAAAAGAAGATGTATTAAAAAGAAATATCAAGATAGCAAATAATAGGGGTGGATATAGTATACCTATTGGTGAAAGTATTGTTATGTATATTTTAGAAATTTATAAAAATAGTGCAAAATTTTTTAAACAACAGCAAGATAAAGAATGGAAAATGGATTTTTCTGTATCAGAATTATATGGTCAAAGGGTTGGATTTCTTGGGACAGGAACTATATCATCAGAAGCAGCTAAAAGGTTAAAAGCTTTTGGAGTAGAAATATGGGGAGTTAATACTGATGGAAGCAATAAAAAATACTTTGACAAGTGTTTTTCTACTGAAGATATGGATGTTGTATTTAAGGAATGTGACATAATAGTTGTAGCAATGCCTTCTACAAAGAGTACGGATGGAATAGTAAATAAAGATATGTTTAATTTTATGAAAGAAGGTTCTGTATTTATTAATGTAGGTAGAGGAAACACAGTTAATCAGAAAGATTTAGAAGACTGTGTAGAGAAATTTAGAGGTGTAGTGTTAGATGTATTTGAAAGTGAGCCTTTAAGTACAGACAATAAGCTATGGGAGTGTGAAAATGTCATAGTAACCCCTCATAACTCCTGGGTGTCTGATAAAAATAAAGAGAGAACATTTAATATGGTATATAATAATTTAAAACATTATATAATAGAAAATAAACCTGTAGATAATGTTGTAGATATATCAAGAGGTTATTAA
- a CDS encoding [FeFe] hydrogenase, group A → MIINIDKDLCTGCRECSKVCPVNAIEGEEGKPQEINLDRCVMCGQCVQTCKSYASVIDEGFEFLKDKKQERKIPESINEPIFAAHNVCDVDRVKKALSDPEVFTMVQCAPAVRVALGEDFGYYLGYLGAGKMAAALRALNFDRVYDTNFAADLTIMEEGSELIKRVTEGGTLPMFTSCCPAWVKFMEKNYPKLTNHLSSCKSPQQMGGAIFKTYGAEINNVDASKIFSVSIMPCTCKKYECDREEMDSSGYRDVDVVLTTRELAYLIKDMGIDFKSLREEKFDSPLGSYSGAGTIFGVTGGVMEAAIRTGYELITGESIPNVEVKQVRGENGFRKSTIKVGDLDLRVGVVSGLKNVIPVLEDLEKGKLDIDFIEVMTCPVGCVSGGGQPKILLEEYKDLAYENRTKATYVHDEHLAIRKSHENPDIKKLYDEYLVEPLGEKSHHLLHTTYCIGKEVAK, encoded by the coding sequence ATGATAATAAATATAGATAAAGATTTATGTACTGGATGCAGAGAATGTTCAAAAGTATGTCCAGTAAATGCTATTGAGGGTGAAGAAGGAAAACCACAAGAGATAAATTTAGATAGATGTGTTATGTGTGGTCAATGTGTCCAAACTTGTAAATCTTACGCTTCAGTTATAGATGAAGGCTTTGAGTTTTTGAAAGATAAAAAACAAGAAAGAAAAATACCAGAATCAATAAATGAACCTATATTCGCAGCACATAATGTATGTGATGTAGATAGGGTAAAAAAAGCTTTAAGTGATCCAGAGGTATTCACAATGGTTCAATGTGCACCAGCAGTTAGAGTAGCTTTGGGAGAGGATTTCGGGTACTATCTAGGATATTTAGGTGCTGGAAAAATGGCAGCAGCACTTAGAGCATTAAATTTTGATAGAGTTTATGACACTAATTTCGCAGCGGATTTAACTATAATGGAAGAAGGTAGTGAGTTAATTAAGAGAGTTACAGAAGGTGGAACTCTTCCAATGTTTACATCTTGTTGTCCAGCTTGGGTTAAATTTATGGAAAAAAATTATCCTAAATTAACTAATCACTTATCTTCTTGTAAATCACCTCAACAGATGGGCGGTGCAATATTCAAGACATATGGTGCAGAGATAAATAATGTGGATGCATCTAAAATATTTAGTGTTTCTATAATGCCATGTACATGTAAAAAATATGAATGTGATAGAGAAGAGATGGATTCTAGTGGATATAGAGATGTAGATGTAGTGTTAACTACTAGAGAGCTAGCTTACCTAATAAAAGATATGGGAATTGATTTTAAAAGTTTAAGAGAAGAAAAGTTTGACAGTCCTTTAGGTAGTTACAGTGGAGCTGGAACTATATTTGGTGTTACTGGTGGAGTTATGGAAGCTGCTATAAGAACAGGTTATGAGCTTATAACTGGAGAAAGCATACCTAATGTAGAAGTAAAACAAGTAAGAGGAGAAAATGGTTTTAGAAAATCAACTATTAAGGTAGGGGATTTAGACTTAAGAGTTGGTGTAGTAAGTGGATTGAAAAATGTAATACCAGTACTTGAAGATTTGGAAAAAGGGAAGCTGGATATAGACTTTATAGAGGTTATGACTTGTCCTGTTGGATGTGTAAGTGGTGGAGGTCAGCCAAAAATTTTACTAGAAGAATATAAAGACTTAGCCTATGAAAATAGAACAAAAGCAACATATGTGCATGACGAACACCTGGCAATTAGAAAATCTCATGAAAATCCTGACATTAAAAAATTATATGATGAATATCTAGTAGAGCCATTAGGAGAAAAATCTCATCATTTATTACACACTACGTATTGTATAGGAAAGGAAGTGGCTAAGTAA
- a CDS encoding DUF3783 domain-containing protein, with amino-acid sequence MFVNFNKKELSLIKNVSNFAGIRDHIILSDKNGENIVRDILDGNILSECDNGIKSKSVIFNNISSTQVNAFLEGLKKVRINRPFTAMVTETSIDWTLNNLIENLVQERNAMSSGKTIEHK; translated from the coding sequence ATGTTTGTAAATTTTAATAAAAAAGAACTATCGTTAATTAAAAATGTTAGTAATTTTGCTGGAATAAGAGACCATATAATTTTAAGTGATAAAAATGGTGAAAACATAGTAAGAGACATTTTGGATGGGAATATATTAAGTGAATGTGATAATGGAATTAAAAGTAAGTCTGTAATATTTAATAATATTTCTAGTACACAAGTAAATGCATTTTTAGAAGGATTGAAAAAAGTAAGAATAAATAGACCTTTTACAGCAATGGTAACTGAGACATCTATTGATTGGACATTAAATAATTTAATAGAAAATTTAGTTCAAGAACGCAATGCTATGTCTTCAGGAAAAACAATTGAGCATAAGTAA
- a CDS encoding 4Fe-4S dicluster domain-containing protein → MNNKIGSFVIADPSKCTGCRSCEVACFTMHNQHNNVGYTVGTVDIPVIPRLYLVKGDTFCMPIQCRHCEDAPCLNSCPQKAINKENNVMFVNEEKCIGCKTCLLACPFGAIDLLPQYKDGKEVEQVILEENKKIAYKCDLCKDNEKIACISACPQDALKLVTPIDDKKAKNRQAALSLLLTNK, encoded by the coding sequence ATGAATAATAAAATAGGCTCTTTTGTAATAGCAGACCCAAGTAAATGTACTGGTTGCAGATCTTGTGAAGTAGCTTGTTTTACGATGCATAACCAACATAATAATGTAGGATATACGGTTGGGACGGTTGACATACCAGTTATACCTAGACTTTATTTAGTAAAAGGTGATACTTTCTGCATGCCAATACAATGTAGACACTGTGAAGATGCTCCTTGTCTAAATTCATGTCCACAAAAAGCTATAAACAAAGAGAATAATGTAATGTTTGTCAATGAAGAAAAATGTATAGGATGTAAAACTTGTCTCCTAGCATGTCCTTTTGGAGCTATAGATTTACTTCCACAATATAAAGATGGGAAAGAAGTAGAACAAGTAATTTTGGAAGAAAATAAAAAAATAGCATATAAGTGTGATTTATGTAAAGACAATGAAAAAATAGCTTGTATAAGCGCGTGTCCTCAAGATGCATTAAAACTTGTTACTCCAATAGATGACAAAAAAGCTAAGAATAGACAAGCTGCACTTAGTTTATTGTTGACAAATAAATAA
- the rph gene encoding ribonuclease PH: MTRSYDRTNEQIRPVKITRNYTKYAEGSVLIEMGETKVICTASVEEKVPPFLRNSGTGWINAEYSMLPRATQQRKIRDASRGKIDGRTQEIQRLIGRAIRSVIDLNKLGERTIWVDCDVIQADGGTRTASITGAFVAVAEAIYKLYKAKTLKEMPITNFVSAISVGIVNETHMIDLCYEEDSKAQVDMNIIMTDKCEFVEVQGTGEEKPFSRKDLNLLLELGEKGNKELIRHQRDVLGEIADEILGMDYGNEVVIATNNAHKLEEIGEILKDFEYTVYSLKDVDLAGIEIIEDGKTFEHNALIKARTIAKKTKLIAIADDSGLEVDALGKKPGVHSARYAGEHATDEENREKLLKAMQNVPMSKRSARFVSAIAVVFPDGKEFVVRGICEGMIGFEEKGKNGFGYDSLFIVKGYNKTFGEIPSVIKNSISHRANGLKIMKQEFMKRVVK; the protein is encoded by the coding sequence ATGACCAGAAGTTATGATAGAACTAATGAGCAGATAAGACCTGTAAAGATTACTAGAAACTATACAAAGTATGCAGAGGGTTCTGTTCTTATAGAAATGGGAGAGACAAAGGTTATATGTACTGCATCAGTAGAAGAAAAAGTACCTCCTTTTTTGAGAAATAGTGGTACTGGGTGGATAAATGCTGAATATTCAATGTTACCAAGGGCAACTCAACAGAGAAAAATAAGGGACGCATCTAGAGGAAAAATCGACGGAAGAACTCAAGAAATACAGAGGTTAATAGGAAGAGCAATAAGGTCTGTTATAGACTTAAATAAATTAGGAGAAAGAACTATTTGGGTAGATTGTGATGTGATTCAAGCTGATGGTGGAACTAGAACTGCATCTATAACGGGGGCGTTTGTAGCAGTTGCAGAAGCAATCTATAAATTATATAAAGCAAAAACATTAAAAGAAATGCCAATAACAAATTTTGTATCTGCAATTAGTGTTGGAATAGTAAATGAAACTCATATGATAGATTTATGTTACGAAGAAGATTCTAAAGCACAAGTAGATATGAATATAATAATGACTGATAAGTGTGAGTTTGTAGAAGTACAGGGTACTGGTGAAGAGAAGCCTTTTTCAAGAAAAGATTTAAATTTATTGTTAGAGTTAGGAGAAAAAGGGAATAAAGAACTAATAAGGCATCAAAGAGATGTTTTAGGTGAAATAGCAGATGAGATATTAGGTATGGATTATGGCAATGAAGTGGTTATTGCTACTAATAATGCTCATAAACTAGAAGAAATAGGTGAAATCTTAAAGGACTTTGAATATACTGTATATTCTCTAAAAGATGTTGATTTAGCTGGTATAGAAATAATAGAGGATGGAAAAACATTTGAGCATAATGCATTGATAAAAGCTAGAACAATAGCTAAAAAAACTAAACTTATAGCTATAGCAGATGATTCTGGTTTAGAGGTAGATGCGTTAGGCAAAAAACCAGGTGTTCATTCAGCTAGATATGCAGGAGAACATGCTACAGATGAAGAAAATAGAGAAAAGCTATTAAAAGCCATGCAAAATGTACCAATGAGTAAAAGAAGTGCAAGATTCGTCTCTGCAATAGCAGTAGTTTTTCCAGATGGAAAAGAATTTGTAGTTAGAGGAATTTGTGAAGGAATGATAGGATTTGAAGAAAAGGGCAAAAATGGTTTTGGATATGATAGCTTGTTTATAGTAAAAGGATACAATAAAACTTTTGGTGAAATACCTAGTGTTATAAAAAATTCAATCAGTCACAGAGCAAATGGACTAAAGATTATGAAACAAGAGTTTATGAAAAGGGTAGTGAAGTAA
- the ligA gene encoding NAD-dependent DNA ligase LigA, whose protein sequence is MSVKNEINKLIEQINYHNERYYNQDSPEISDYEYDKLMKELISLEEQNPELKRIDSPTNRVGGKPLDKFNQIVHKTPMLSLSNAFSEQDLRDFDKRVQEYVGDSVEYVVEFKIDGLSVGLTYNNGAFEKGATRGDGVVGEDISQNLMTVKSIPLKIDEKKELIVRGEVYISKDNFRKVNEQQEEQEQPLFANPRNLAAGSLRQLDSKLTAKRPLDIFVFNMENIEDYTLESHSESLEYLEKLGFSVSQSYKVCKNIDEVIEHIEHWTENRGNLEYEIDGMVIKVNNIKQREEMGYTAKSPRWAIAYKFPAEKKKTKIVDIIVEVGRTGTITPSAVLEPVRLAGTTVSRATLHNEDYIKEKDIKINDTVLVQKAGDIIPQVLEVIKEARTGDEVDFEMPGKCPVCSEPTVRLEGEAAVKCINMSCPAQIRRGIIHFVSRDAMNIDGLGESIITLLLNEKIIQDVSDLYYIKKEDVVDLERMGEKSADNLINSIEKSKENDLWRLINGLGIKFIGVKAAKILASKFKDLDDVISATSEQLEDLEEFGGIMANSVVEFFKEDKNINVIEKLKNVGVNTKSLENIGETVERIFEGMKIVLTGTLPTLKRNDAKDMIEKRGAKATSSVSKSTTFVLAGEEAGSKLTKANDLGIKVIDEERFLELLTLSSKDEVKAVLEG, encoded by the coding sequence GTGAGCGTTAAAAATGAAATTAATAAACTTATAGAACAAATAAACTATCATAATGAAAGGTATTATAACCAAGATAGCCCAGAGATATCAGACTATGAATATGACAAGTTAATGAAAGAACTAATATCTTTGGAAGAACAAAATCCAGAGCTAAAGAGAATTGATTCTCCAACAAATAGAGTAGGAGGTAAGCCATTAGATAAATTTAATCAAATTGTACATAAAACTCCTATGCTGAGTTTATCAAATGCTTTTTCAGAGCAAGATTTGAGAGATTTTGATAAGAGAGTTCAGGAATATGTAGGAGACAGTGTTGAATATGTTGTTGAATTTAAAATAGATGGACTTTCAGTAGGTCTTACCTATAATAATGGAGCATTTGAAAAAGGTGCAACTAGAGGTGATGGAGTTGTAGGAGAAGACATTTCTCAAAATTTAATGACTGTAAAAAGTATACCTCTTAAAATAGATGAAAAAAAAGAGTTAATAGTTAGAGGAGAAGTATATATATCAAAAGATAATTTTAGAAAAGTGAATGAACAACAAGAAGAACAGGAACAACCACTATTTGCTAATCCAAGAAATCTTGCAGCAGGTTCATTAAGACAACTAGACTCAAAATTAACTGCAAAGAGACCATTAGATATATTTGTATTTAATATGGAAAACATAGAAGATTATACTTTAGAGAGTCATAGTGAATCCTTAGAGTATTTAGAAAAACTAGGTTTTTCAGTAAGTCAAAGTTATAAAGTTTGTAAAAATATAGATGAAGTTATTGAACATATTGAACATTGGACAGAAAATAGAGGTAATTTAGAATACGAGATAGATGGAATGGTAATAAAAGTAAATAATATAAAACAAAGGGAAGAGATGGGATATACTGCAAAAAGTCCAAGATGGGCAATTGCATATAAATTTCCAGCAGAAAAGAAAAAAACTAAAATAGTAGATATAATAGTAGAAGTTGGTAGAACTGGTACAATAACACCATCAGCAGTACTTGAACCAGTTAGGCTTGCTGGTACTACTGTAAGTAGAGCAACACTTCATAATGAAGACTATATAAAAGAGAAGGACATAAAAATAAATGATACAGTATTGGTTCAAAAAGCAGGAGATATAATACCTCAAGTTTTAGAAGTTATAAAAGAAGCTCGTACTGGAGATGAAGTAGATTTTGAAATGCCAGGAAAATGTCCTGTTTGTTCAGAACCAACGGTAAGACTAGAAGGAGAAGCTGCTGTAAAGTGTATAAATATGTCTTGTCCAGCCCAAATAAGAAGGGGAATTATACATTTTGTGTCAAGAGATGCAATGAATATAGATGGTTTAGGTGAATCTATAATTACATTGTTGCTAAATGAAAAAATAATTCAAGATGTGTCTGATTTATATTATATAAAAAAGGAAGATGTAGTTGATTTAGAAAGAATGGGTGAAAAATCTGCTGATAATTTAATAAATTCAATAGAAAAATCAAAAGAAAATGATTTATGGAGACTTATAAATGGTTTAGGAATTAAATTTATAGGTGTTAAGGCAGCTAAAATACTTGCTTCAAAGTTTAAAGATTTAGACGATGTGATTTCTGCAACAAGTGAGCAATTAGAAGATTTAGAGGAATTTGGGGGTATAATGGCAAATAGTGTTGTTGAGTTTTTTAAGGAAGATAAAAATATAAATGTCATAGAAAAACTAAAAAATGTAGGAGTAAATACAAAATCATTAGAAAATATAGGTGAAACAGTAGAAAGAATATTTGAAGGAATGAAAATAGTATTAACTGGTACGCTTCCTACATTAAAAAGAAATGATGCAAAAGATATGATAGAAAAAAGAGGCGCCAAAGCTACATCTAGTGTAAGTAAATCGACAACATTTGTTTTAGCTGGAGAAGAAGCTGGTTCTAAACTTACAAAAGCAAATGATTTAGGAATTAAAGTTATAGATGAAGAGAGATTTTTAGAATTATTAACTTTATCATCGAAAGATGAAGTAAAAGCTGTATTAGAGGGTTAA
- a CDS encoding conjugated bile salt MFS transporter — translation MKTLLNKNFSIKNFSSAWIIVLGCMLIQAIPFNLVATIQPQFISYVVEGEGFSLASFSLIFTIGTIASAISSPFIGKLFSKVNIKTLYLLGCIISSIAFATFSICTELWQFYTLSCIVQIGATIISAIGIPVLISAWFDEESKGKALGFAFAGGSIGSIFLQPLVVRLLASQGYSRSYLIFGIAALIIGIPIILFILRMPKDASEKVKSKGKKEKASDAISSSVWGYTLKEAKKVKYFWIMAIGFVFVGIYVSSLSVQYPTYLRNYLNPILVGTVGSIFALFALIGNIFGGLLFDKFGQVKPLIIAFILVFIATLSLLLVDKSATFAFVFATLKGLSVFAYMIGPAYLTGTFFGQKEFGSIYGIVQLIFAVGFALGSTLFGLLVDNFGYRFSWSIIILSVVIAYTLLIVTSIGMKKMNKERIDKLMQ, via the coding sequence ATGAAGACACTACTAAACAAAAATTTTAGCATTAAAAACTTTTCATCTGCTTGGATTATAGTACTTGGTTGCATGTTGATACAAGCTATCCCATTTAATCTTGTAGCTACTATACAACCTCAGTTTATAAGTTATGTTGTAGAAGGAGAAGGCTTCAGTTTAGCATCTTTTTCTCTAATATTCACTATTGGTACGATTGCTTCAGCAATTTCATCACCTTTTATAGGTAAATTATTTTCTAAGGTCAATATTAAGACACTGTACTTATTAGGTTGTATAATTTCTAGTATTGCCTTTGCTACTTTTTCTATATGTACTGAACTATGGCAATTTTATACTTTATCATGTATTGTGCAAATTGGTGCTACAATTATATCAGCTATAGGGATACCTGTTTTAATAAGTGCTTGGTTTGATGAAGAAAGTAAAGGAAAAGCTTTAGGTTTTGCTTTTGCTGGTGGTTCTATTGGTAGTATATTTCTACAGCCACTTGTAGTTCGTTTGTTAGCATCTCAAGGATATAGTCGTTCTTATCTAATATTCGGAATTGCAGCATTAATAATTGGTATACCTATAATATTGTTTATACTTAGAATGCCTAAAGATGCTAGTGAGAAAGTAAAGTCTAAAGGAAAAAAAGAGAAAGCATCTGATGCAATTTCTTCTTCAGTATGGGGTTATACATTAAAAGAAGCTAAGAAGGTTAAATATTTTTGGATTATGGCAATTGGATTTGTATTTGTAGGGATATATGTTTCATCATTATCTGTACAATATCCAACTTATCTTAGAAACTATCTAAATCCAATTTTAGTTGGAACAGTAGGCTCCATTTTCGCTTTATTTGCTCTCATTGGTAATATATTTGGAGGATTATTGTTTGATAAATTTGGGCAAGTAAAACCACTTATTATAGCCTTTATATTGGTTTTTATAGCCACTTTATCACTACTACTTGTAGATAAATCTGCTACTTTTGCATTTGTATTTGCTACCTTGAAAGGACTTTCTGTATTTGCTTATATGATTGGTCCTGCTTATTTAACAGGTACTTTCTTTGGTCAAAAGGAGTTTGGTAGTATATATGGAATTGTACAATTAATTTTTGCAGTGGGATTTGCATTAGGTTCAACATTATTTGGGTTACTAGTTGATAACTTTGGATATAGATTTTCTTGGTCTATTATAATTTTATCAGTTGTAATTGCCTATACTCTACTTATTGTAACTTCCATAGGAATGAAAAAAATGAATAAAGAAAGAATCGATAAACTAATGCAATAA
- a CDS encoding metallophosphoesterase, with the protein MRIGIISDTHMMIKNMEKTIPYLQECDLIIHAGDNFTDSRYIHNMTKVGIIAVKGNCDFDAIEEELVFEVSNKTIFLCHGDKYGVKYGTQMLENKATEVNADIVIFGHTHTPFREIKNGVLYINPGSASLPRGVSYKSFVIMNIKEDDINIEEIRI; encoded by the coding sequence ATGAGAATAGGCATAATAAGTGATACACATATGATGATTAAAAATATGGAAAAGACAATACCATATTTGCAAGAATGTGACTTAATAATTCATGCAGGAGACAACTTTACAGACTCAAGATATATTCATAATATGACTAAGGTGGGAATTATTGCAGTTAAAGGAAATTGTGATTTTGATGCTATAGAAGAAGAACTTGTCTTTGAAGTATCGAATAAAACTATATTTTTATGCCATGGAGATAAGTATGGTGTAAAATATGGTACACAGATGTTAGAAAATAAAGCTACTGAAGTTAATGCTGACATAGTTATATTTGGTCATACTCATACTCCATTTAGAGAAATTAAAAATGGTGTGCTTTACATAAATCCTGGAAGTGCTTCACTTCCAAGAGGAGTATCGTATAAGAGTTTTGTAATTATGAATATAAAAGAAGATGACATAAATATAGAGGAAATACGCATATAA